The proteins below are encoded in one region of Helianthus annuus cultivar XRQ/B chromosome 2, HanXRQr2.0-SUNRISE, whole genome shotgun sequence:
- the LOC118484978 gene encoding secreted RxLR effector protein 161-like, whose amino-acid sequence MTPGTQLTKTEEGDLVDATHYRSLIGSLRYLLHTRPDLCYPVSLLSRFMQEPKEQHLKAVKQILRYIKGTKEHGIIYKRQGGCKITGYSDSSFGVNTDKGKGTTGLVFYFGESPITWCTQKQQTVALSSCESEFMAATAAACQALWLKRLLSEITGWKEEKITLRVDNVSAIALMRNPVFHGRSKHIDTRYHFIRECVENEDITVEHISGELQRADILTKALARIKFATMRELLGIQDLKQYMDVRD is encoded by the coding sequence ATGACTCCAGGAACTCAAttaacaaagactgaagaaggagaTCTAGTAGATGCAACACATTACAGAAGCCTGATAGGTTCTCTCAGGTACTTATTGCATACAAGACCAGATCTATGTTACCCAGTCAGTCTGCTTAGTAGATTCATGCAAGAACCAAAAGAACAACACCTGAAAGCGGTAAAGCAAATACTACGTTacatcaaaggaactaaagagcATGGAATCATCTACAAAAGGCAAGGAGGATGTAAGATCACAGGTTATAGTGACAGTAGTTTTGGAGTTAatacagacaaaggaaaaggaacaacTGGTCTGGTATTCTACTTTGGAGAATCACCTATAACCTGGTGTACACAGAAGCAACAGACAGTGGCACtatcatcatgtgaatcagaatTCATGGCAGCCACTGCAGCAGCATGTCAAGCACTATGGCTTAAAAGATTGTTAAGTGAAATCACAGGCTGGAAGGAAGAGAAGATTACACTCAGAGTAGATAATGTTTCAGCAATAGCACTCATGAGAAATCCAGTCTTTCATGGAAGAAGCAAGCACATTGACACACGCTATCACTTCATAAGAGAATGTGTGGAAAACGAGGATATCACTGTGGAACACATAAGTGGAGAACTACAACGAGCAGATATACTAACAAAGGCACTAGCAAGGATCAAGTTTGCTACAATGAGGGAACTGCTCGGAATTCAAGATTTAAAGCAATATATGGATGTTCgagattaa